Proteins from a single region of Apium graveolens cultivar Ventura chromosome 7, ASM990537v1, whole genome shotgun sequence:
- the LOC141674396 gene encoding uncharacterized protein LOC141674396, which yields MGPFPRAKGDLRYVLVAIDYMTKWAEAKAMRTINEQDCIKFVDMIGNGQVEVTNRTILRGLEKRLEDSKKNWPDELPRVLWSYRTTPRTGTRETPFKLAYGTEARLPIETESPSHRVTNFDVDSNIEGLRTNLELLDEVRDRAVEKMESYKEKTKLYFAKKTRIREYAAGDLVLRDTEASDPANQGKLQPNWEGPYIVKEVIRPGTYKLNYLSRTEVPNTWHGTRLRKFYQ from the exons ATGGGCCCTTTCCCTCGGGCAAAAGGGGATCTCCGTTATGTTCTGGTAGCAATAGATTATATGACTAAGTGGGCGGAGGCCAAGGCTATGAGAACCATTAACGAGCAAGACTGCATCAAGTTTGTGGACATGATT GGAAATGGACAGGTTGAGGTCACAAACAGAACCATACTCCGAGGTCTGGAAAAGAGACTGGAAGATTCTAAAAAGAACTGGCCGGATGAACTCCCGAGGGTTTTATGGTCATACAGAACTACCCCCCGGACAGGAACCAGGGAGACTCCATTCAAGCTTGCCTATGGTACCGAAGCCCGGTTACCGATAGAAACCGAATCCCCTTCACATAGAGTGACCAACTTTGATGTGGACTCTAATATAGAAGGCCTCAGAACCAACCTCGAACTCCTTGATGAAGTAAGAGACCGGGCCGTAGAAAAAATGGAAAGCTACAAGGAAAAAACAAAGCTTTACTTTGCGAAGAAGACCAGGATAAGGGAATATGCGGCGGGAGATCTAGTGCTCCGGGACACTGAAGCCTCGGACCCAGCTAACCAGGGGAAACTGCAGCCGAACTGGGAAGGCCCTTATATAGTCAAAGAAGTGATCCGTCCGGGAACTTACAAGCTGAACTACCTCAGCAGAACCGAGGTCCCCAATACCTGGCATGGAACCCgcctaaggaaattctaccaatAA